GCTAATTTCAATATATAACTGGATACCACACCGAGACCAAAGTCATTTGAAATACTCTTACAACCCCTTGAGAGTACAATTGTTCCGACATTATTCTTCTTGTAATATTTCAATATAGCTGAAGCAACAGATGAATCACATTCAAATTTCTCAATATTATTATCGCCTGCTAATTCAGCAGATATAATTTTAGCAGTAACATATTCTTTAGGTATCCCTCTCTGAAAAAGGGACAGCTTGGCTTCTTCAAATTTCTGCCCAATTTGTTCTTTATCTAATGAGTATGAAGCATTAGACATTCCATTTTCAATCCCCAAAAGGGATTCGTCAGGGGCAGCCTCAACATAAAGAAGGATAACTTCACACCCGG
This genomic window from Maridesulfovibrio bastinii DSM 16055 contains:
- a CDS encoding universal stress protein — its product is MQNKKVLVPFNGKESSFRAVDYVGGIARNCSGCEVILLYVEAAPDESLLGIENGMSNASYSLDKEQIGQKFEEAKLSLFQRGIPKEYVTAKIISAELAGDNNIEKFECDSSVASAILKYYKKNNVGTIVLSRGCKSISNDFGLGVVSSYILKLAVDCTVWIVG